The following proteins are co-located in the Tiliqua scincoides isolate rTilSci1 chromosome 8, rTilSci1.hap2, whole genome shotgun sequence genome:
- the USP8 gene encoding ubiquitin carboxyl-terminal hydrolase 8 isoform X4, which yields MPAVASVPKDLYLCTSLKDLNKKTEIKPEKTSTKSYVQSALKIFKAAEECRLDRDEEKAYVLYMKYVTVYNLIKKRPDFKQQQDYFLSILGPTNIKKAIEEAERLSDSLKLRYEEAEVRKKLEEKERQEEQQFLKKQELKDDAKLSAKTSSDISSDSKGKSQMINGERKSSTERKDQLETGAITAEKLFTMMTDKSIKLMIMDARSLTDYQESCIVNSVSVPEEAISPGITANRIEAQLPDSSKVAWKERGQVNYVVLLDWFSSVKDLHIGTPLRSLKDALFKWESKAVLQAEPLVLEGGYENWLLCYPQYTTNAKVTPPQRSKNEAVSVSLDFTYPSLEEPAPPPIPIVHVKPSVVEMTVRSDISNDQEGKVETVDPPTPSRTAGTNLPAMVQPATSVKIIPQIDRTKKPSAKIPDEGDRPKAENPTVIGKQLVSNGRVVPDRSTKPTLDAKLSLTEEEKSQVHLEKIKQEKELQEKQQEEENEKLRQEKQEQEQKAREKQEEWENREHLQKAKEDKEGREKEEQGSRGTDEKHELGKTQKELIEIKKANKNEDETPEVRKPDMDRSASSEKDKVIRTPEAQRRRFAEEPRASVRGDSASSKQTWVNGQPERECQKPGPVREDTEQESEKNKSQREPLTRARSEEMGRIIPGLPSGWVKFLEPVTGTYRYYHSPTNTVHMYPPEMTQSATPPSTPPTHKPKSQAVTDQRDRELSKLKRSYSSPDITQAIQEEEKKKITVMPTVNRETKPVSYTKTEISRLSASQIRNLNPVFGGMGPALTGLRNLGNTCYMNSVLQCLCNAPHLADYFNRNLYQEDINRSNILGHKGEVAEEFGIIMKALCTGQYRYISPKDFKITIGNINDQFAGYSQQDSQEMLLFLMDGLHEDLNKADNRKRYKEENNDHLDDANAANLAWLKHKQLNESIIVALFQGQFKSTVQCLSCHKKSRTFEAFMNLSLPLASTSKCSLQECLRLFSKEEKLTDNNRFYCSHCKTRRDSLKKIEIWKLPPVLLVHLKRFSYDGRWKQKLQTSVDFPLESLDLSQYVIGPKSTLKRTIMEDWMEDTTQPTAKMQQNSGGISLTIMKSLKFPPPL from the exons ATGCCTGCTGTGGCTTCTGTACCTAAAGACCTATACCTCTGCACTTCATTGAAAGATCTtaacaaaaaaacagaaataaaacctGAGAAAACCAGTACTAAGAG TTATGTACAGAGTGCCCTTAAGATCTTCAAAGCAGCAGAGGAGTGCCGGTTAGACAGAGATGAAGAAAAGGCCTATGTACTTTACATGAAGTATGTGACGGTGTATAATCTTATTAAAAAGAGGCCCGATTTCAAACAGCAACAG GATTACTTTCTTTCAATACTTGGACCTACAAATATCAAAAAAGCTATTGAAGAAGCCGAAAGGCTTTCAGACAGTCTTAAACTCAG ATATGAAGAAGCAGAAGTACGGAAGAAactggaagagaaagagaggcaAGAAGAGCAGCAATTTTTGAAAAAACAGGAATTGAAAGATGATGCAAAACTTTCAGCCAAAACCTCCTCAGATATTTCATCAGATTCCAAAGGAAAAAGTCAAATG ATCAATGGCGAGAGGAAGAGTTCAACGGAAAGAAAGGATCAGCTTGAAACTG GAGCAATAACTGCAGAGAAATTGTTTACCATGATGACGGACAAAAGCATCAAGCTGATGATAATGGATGCCCGCAGCTTGACAGATTACCAAGAATCCTGCATTGTAAATTCTGTCAGTGTTCCAGAAGAAGCTATCAGTCCAGG AATCACAGCTAACCGGATTGAAGCTCAGCTCCCAGATTCTTCTAAAGTGGCATGGAAAGAAAGGGGTCAAGTAAATTATGTTGTTCTGCTTGACTGGTTTAGTTCTGTAAAAGATTTGCACATAGGAACACCCCTTCGCAGCCTCAAAGATGCGCTTTTCAAG TGGGAAAGTAAAGCCGTACTACAGGCTGAGCCGTTAGTCTTAGAAGGAGGTTATGAGAACTGGCTTCTTTGCTATCCCCAGTATACAACAAATGCTAAAGTAACCCCACCCCAGAGAAGCAAGAATGAAGCAGTTTCTGTCTCTT TGGATTTTACTTACCCATCCTTGGAAGAACCAGCTCCGCCTCCAATACCGATAGTCCACGTAAAACCATCTGTGGTAGAAATGACTGTGAGATCTGATATTTCAAATGATCAAGAAGGGAAAGTAGAGACGGTTGATCCACCAACTCCTAGTAGAACTGCTGGTACTAACCTTCCTGCCATGGTCCAGCCAGCAACTTCAGTGAAGATTATTCCTCAG ATTGATCGTACAAAAAAACCTTCAGCAAAAATTCCAGATGAGGGTGATAGGCCAAAAGCTGAAAACCCAACAGTCATTGGCAAGCAGCTTGTTTCAAATGGAAGAGTGGTTCCAGATCGTTCCACAAAGCCGACATTAGATGCAAAGCTCAGTCTGACAGAGGAAGAGAAAAGTCAAGTACATCTGGAAAAAATCAAGCAAGAGAAAGAACTGCAGGagaagcaacaagaagaagagaaCGAGAAACTCAGGCAGGAGAAGCAAGAACAAGAGCAGAAAGCAAGAGAGAAACAGGAAGAATGGGAAAACAGGGAGCATCTCCAGAAAGCAAAGGAAGAtaaagagggcagggagaaagaaGAACAGGGTAGCAGGGGGACAGATGAAAAGCACGAACTGGGGAAAACACAGAAAGAGCTAATAGAAATCAAGAAAGCTAATAAAAATGAGGATGAAACTCCAGAAGTAAGAAAACCGGACATGGATAGAAGTGCATCCAGTGAAAAAGATAAAGTTATTCGGACACCTGAAGCACAAAGGCGCAGGTTTGCAGAGGAGCCTCGTGCGTCTGTGAGGGGGGACTCTGCCTCAAGCAAG CAGACTTGGGTTAATGGACAACCAGAAAGAGAATGTCAAAAGCCAGGACCCGTTAGAGAGGATACTGAACAagaatctgaaaaaaataaa TCCCAGCGAGAGCCGTTAACAAGAGCGCGGAGTGAGGAAATGGGAAGGATAATACCGGGACTGCCTAGTGGTTGGGTCAAG TTTCTTGAACCTGTCACTGGGACGTATCGCTACTACCATTCTCCAACAAATACAGTCCACATGTATCCACCAGAAATGACTCAGTCAGCCACCCCACCTTCTACCCCACCTACTCATAAACCAAAGTCTCAGGCAGTTACTGATCAACGGGACAGGGAACTCTCCAAATTGAAGCGTTCTTACTCATCGCCAGACATAACTCAGGCCATtcaagaggaagagaagaagaaaatcaCCGTTATGCCTACAGTTAACCGTGAGACTAA ACCAGTAAGCTACACTAAAACTGAAATCTCAAGGCTTTCTGCATCACAGATTCGTAATCTCAATCCTGTATTTGGAGGAATGGGACCAGCTCTCACAGGCCTTCGTAATTTAGGAAACACTTGCTATATGAACTCTGTGTTACAGTGTCTGTGTAATGCACCACATTTGGCCGATTATTTCAACAGAAACTTGTATCAAGAAGATATCAACAG GTCAAATATTTTGGGGCATAAAGGTGAAGTGGCTGAAGAATTTGGCATAATCATGAAGGCCCTTTGCACTGGACAATATAGATACATCAGTCCAAAAGACTTTAAAATTACCATTGGGAACATCAATGACCAATTTGCAGGATACAGTCAACAAGACTCTCAAgaaatgctgctgtttttaatgGATGGTCTCCATGAGGACTTAAATAAA GCTGACAACAGAAAACGCTATAAAGAAGAAAATAATGATCACCTGGACGACGCCAACGCAGCCAACCTGGCTTGGCTCAAACACAAGCAGCTCAATGAATCGATCATCGTTGCGCTCTTCCAGGGCCAGTTCAAATCCACAGTGCAGTGTCTCTCATGTCACAAAAAGTCTCGAACCTTTGAGGCGTTCATGAATTTGTCCCTGCCTCTTGCATCCACCAGTAAATGCTCTCTACAG gaATGCCTTAGATTATTTTCCAAAGAAGAAAAACTGACAGATAATAATAGGTTTTATTGTAGTCATTGTAAAACACGAAGAGATTCTTTGAAAAAAATAGAAATCTGGAAGCTGCCCCCAGTTCTTCTAGTACACTTGAAAAG ATTTTCCTATGATGGACGGTGGAAGCAAAAGCTACAAACGTCTGTTGATTTTCCTCTGGAAAGCCTTGACCTTTCGCAATATGTTATTGGCCCAAAGAGTACCTTGAAGAG AACCATTATGGAGGACTGGATGGAGGACACTACACAGCCTACTGCAAAAATGCAGCAAAACAGCGGTGGCATAAGTTTGACGATCATGAAGTCTCTGaaatttcctcctcctctgtga
- the USP8 gene encoding ubiquitin carboxyl-terminal hydrolase 8 isoform X1 encodes MPAVASVPKDLYLCTSLKDLNKKTEIKPEKTSTKSYVQSALKIFKAAEECRLDRDEEKAYVLYMKYVTVYNLIKKRPDFKQQQDYFLSILGPTNIKKAIEEAERLSDSLKLRYEEAEVRKKLEEKERQEEQQFLKKQELKDDAKLSAKTSSDISSDSKGKSQMINGERKSSTERKDQLETGAITAEKLFTMMTDKSIKLMIMDARSLTDYQESCIVNSVSVPEEAISPGITANRIEAQLPDSSKVAWKERGQVNYVVLLDWFSSVKDLHIGTPLRSLKDALFKWESKAVLQAEPLVLEGGYENWLLCYPQYTTNAKVTPPQRSKNEAVSVSLDFTYPSLEEPAPPPIPIVHVKPSVVEMTVRSDISNDQEGKVETVDPPTPSRTAGTNLPAMVQPATSVKIIPQIDRTKKPSAKIPDEGDRPKAENPTVIGKQLVSNGRVVPDRSTKPTLDAKLSLTEEEKSQVHLEKIKQEKELQEKQQEEENEKLRQEKQEQEQKAREKQEEWENREHLQKAKEDKEGREKEEQGSRGTDEKHELGKTQKELIEIKKANKNEDETPEVRKPDMDRSASSEKDKVIRTPEAQRRRFAEEPRASVRGDSASSKQTWVNGQPERECQKPGPVREDTEQESEKNKSQREPLTRARSEEMGRIIPGLPSGWVKFLEPVTGTYRYYHSPTNTVHMYPPEMTQSATPPSTPPTHKPKSQAVTDQRDRELSKLKRSYSSPDITQAIQEEEKKKITVMPTVNRETKPVSYTKTEISRLSASQIRNLNPVFGGMGPALTGLRNLGNTCYMNSVLQCLCNAPHLADYFNRNLYQEDINRSNILGHKGEVAEEFGIIMKALCTGQYRYISPKDFKITIGNINDQFAGYSQQDSQEMLLFLMDGLHEDLNKADNRKRYKEENNDHLDDANAANLAWLKHKQLNESIIVALFQGQFKSTVQCLSCHKKSRTFEAFMNLSLPLASTSKCSLQECLRLFSKEEKLTDNNRFYCSHCKTRRDSLKKIEIWKLPPVLLVHLKRFSYDGRWKQKLQTSVDFPLESLDLSQYVIGPKSTLKRYNLFAVSNHYGGLDGGHYTAYCKNAAKQRWHKFDDHEVSEISSSSVKSSAAYILFYTSFEQRAADIAT; translated from the exons ATGCCTGCTGTGGCTTCTGTACCTAAAGACCTATACCTCTGCACTTCATTGAAAGATCTtaacaaaaaaacagaaataaaacctGAGAAAACCAGTACTAAGAG TTATGTACAGAGTGCCCTTAAGATCTTCAAAGCAGCAGAGGAGTGCCGGTTAGACAGAGATGAAGAAAAGGCCTATGTACTTTACATGAAGTATGTGACGGTGTATAATCTTATTAAAAAGAGGCCCGATTTCAAACAGCAACAG GATTACTTTCTTTCAATACTTGGACCTACAAATATCAAAAAAGCTATTGAAGAAGCCGAAAGGCTTTCAGACAGTCTTAAACTCAG ATATGAAGAAGCAGAAGTACGGAAGAAactggaagagaaagagaggcaAGAAGAGCAGCAATTTTTGAAAAAACAGGAATTGAAAGATGATGCAAAACTTTCAGCCAAAACCTCCTCAGATATTTCATCAGATTCCAAAGGAAAAAGTCAAATG ATCAATGGCGAGAGGAAGAGTTCAACGGAAAGAAAGGATCAGCTTGAAACTG GAGCAATAACTGCAGAGAAATTGTTTACCATGATGACGGACAAAAGCATCAAGCTGATGATAATGGATGCCCGCAGCTTGACAGATTACCAAGAATCCTGCATTGTAAATTCTGTCAGTGTTCCAGAAGAAGCTATCAGTCCAGG AATCACAGCTAACCGGATTGAAGCTCAGCTCCCAGATTCTTCTAAAGTGGCATGGAAAGAAAGGGGTCAAGTAAATTATGTTGTTCTGCTTGACTGGTTTAGTTCTGTAAAAGATTTGCACATAGGAACACCCCTTCGCAGCCTCAAAGATGCGCTTTTCAAG TGGGAAAGTAAAGCCGTACTACAGGCTGAGCCGTTAGTCTTAGAAGGAGGTTATGAGAACTGGCTTCTTTGCTATCCCCAGTATACAACAAATGCTAAAGTAACCCCACCCCAGAGAAGCAAGAATGAAGCAGTTTCTGTCTCTT TGGATTTTACTTACCCATCCTTGGAAGAACCAGCTCCGCCTCCAATACCGATAGTCCACGTAAAACCATCTGTGGTAGAAATGACTGTGAGATCTGATATTTCAAATGATCAAGAAGGGAAAGTAGAGACGGTTGATCCACCAACTCCTAGTAGAACTGCTGGTACTAACCTTCCTGCCATGGTCCAGCCAGCAACTTCAGTGAAGATTATTCCTCAG ATTGATCGTACAAAAAAACCTTCAGCAAAAATTCCAGATGAGGGTGATAGGCCAAAAGCTGAAAACCCAACAGTCATTGGCAAGCAGCTTGTTTCAAATGGAAGAGTGGTTCCAGATCGTTCCACAAAGCCGACATTAGATGCAAAGCTCAGTCTGACAGAGGAAGAGAAAAGTCAAGTACATCTGGAAAAAATCAAGCAAGAGAAAGAACTGCAGGagaagcaacaagaagaagagaaCGAGAAACTCAGGCAGGAGAAGCAAGAACAAGAGCAGAAAGCAAGAGAGAAACAGGAAGAATGGGAAAACAGGGAGCATCTCCAGAAAGCAAAGGAAGAtaaagagggcagggagaaagaaGAACAGGGTAGCAGGGGGACAGATGAAAAGCACGAACTGGGGAAAACACAGAAAGAGCTAATAGAAATCAAGAAAGCTAATAAAAATGAGGATGAAACTCCAGAAGTAAGAAAACCGGACATGGATAGAAGTGCATCCAGTGAAAAAGATAAAGTTATTCGGACACCTGAAGCACAAAGGCGCAGGTTTGCAGAGGAGCCTCGTGCGTCTGTGAGGGGGGACTCTGCCTCAAGCAAG CAGACTTGGGTTAATGGACAACCAGAAAGAGAATGTCAAAAGCCAGGACCCGTTAGAGAGGATACTGAACAagaatctgaaaaaaataaa TCCCAGCGAGAGCCGTTAACAAGAGCGCGGAGTGAGGAAATGGGAAGGATAATACCGGGACTGCCTAGTGGTTGGGTCAAG TTTCTTGAACCTGTCACTGGGACGTATCGCTACTACCATTCTCCAACAAATACAGTCCACATGTATCCACCAGAAATGACTCAGTCAGCCACCCCACCTTCTACCCCACCTACTCATAAACCAAAGTCTCAGGCAGTTACTGATCAACGGGACAGGGAACTCTCCAAATTGAAGCGTTCTTACTCATCGCCAGACATAACTCAGGCCATtcaagaggaagagaagaagaaaatcaCCGTTATGCCTACAGTTAACCGTGAGACTAA ACCAGTAAGCTACACTAAAACTGAAATCTCAAGGCTTTCTGCATCACAGATTCGTAATCTCAATCCTGTATTTGGAGGAATGGGACCAGCTCTCACAGGCCTTCGTAATTTAGGAAACACTTGCTATATGAACTCTGTGTTACAGTGTCTGTGTAATGCACCACATTTGGCCGATTATTTCAACAGAAACTTGTATCAAGAAGATATCAACAG GTCAAATATTTTGGGGCATAAAGGTGAAGTGGCTGAAGAATTTGGCATAATCATGAAGGCCCTTTGCACTGGACAATATAGATACATCAGTCCAAAAGACTTTAAAATTACCATTGGGAACATCAATGACCAATTTGCAGGATACAGTCAACAAGACTCTCAAgaaatgctgctgtttttaatgGATGGTCTCCATGAGGACTTAAATAAA GCTGACAACAGAAAACGCTATAAAGAAGAAAATAATGATCACCTGGACGACGCCAACGCAGCCAACCTGGCTTGGCTCAAACACAAGCAGCTCAATGAATCGATCATCGTTGCGCTCTTCCAGGGCCAGTTCAAATCCACAGTGCAGTGTCTCTCATGTCACAAAAAGTCTCGAACCTTTGAGGCGTTCATGAATTTGTCCCTGCCTCTTGCATCCACCAGTAAATGCTCTCTACAG gaATGCCTTAGATTATTTTCCAAAGAAGAAAAACTGACAGATAATAATAGGTTTTATTGTAGTCATTGTAAAACACGAAGAGATTCTTTGAAAAAAATAGAAATCTGGAAGCTGCCCCCAGTTCTTCTAGTACACTTGAAAAG ATTTTCCTATGATGGACGGTGGAAGCAAAAGCTACAAACGTCTGTTGATTTTCCTCTGGAAAGCCTTGACCTTTCGCAATATGTTATTGGCCCAAAGAGTACCTTGAAGAGGTACAATCTGTTTGCAGTATCT AACCATTATGGAGGACTGGATGGAGGACACTACACAGCCTACTGCAAAAATGCAGCAAAACAGCGGTGGCATAAGTTTGACGATCATGAAGTCTCTGaaatttcctcctcctctgtgaaaTCCTCAGCTGCTTATATCCTCTTTTACACCTCTTTTGAACAGCGTGCTGCTGATATAGCCACATAA
- the USP8 gene encoding ubiquitin carboxyl-terminal hydrolase 8 isoform X2, which produces MPAVASVPKDLYLCTSLKDLNKKTEIKPEKTSTKSYVQSALKIFKAAEECRLDRDEEKAYVLYMKYVTVYNLIKKRPDFKQQQDYFLSILGPTNIKKAIEEAERLSDSLKLRYEEAEVRKKLEEKERQEEQQFLKKQELKDDAKLSAKTSSDISSDSKGKSQMINGERKSSTERKDQLETGAITAEKLFTMMTDKSIKLMIMDARSLTDYQESCIVNSVSVPEEAISPGITANRIEAQLPDSSKVAWKERGQVNYVVLLDWFSSVKDLHIGTPLRSLKDALFKWESKAVLQAEPLVLEGGYENWLLCYPQYTTNAKVTPPQRSKNEAVSVSLDFTYPSLEEPAPPPIPIVHVKPSVVEMTVRSDISNDQEGKVETVDPPTPSRTAGTNLPAMVQPATSVKIIPQIDRTKKPSAKIPDEGDRPKAENPTVIGKQLVSNGRVVPDRSTKPTLDAKLSLTEEEKSQVHLEKIKQEKELQEKQQEEENEKLRQEKQEQEQKAREKQEEWENREHLQKAKEDKEGREKEEQGSRGTDEKHELGKTQKELIEIKKANKNEDETPEVRKPDMDRSASSEKDKVIRTPEAQRRRFAEEPRASVRGDSASSKTWVNGQPERECQKPGPVREDTEQESEKNKSQREPLTRARSEEMGRIIPGLPSGWVKFLEPVTGTYRYYHSPTNTVHMYPPEMTQSATPPSTPPTHKPKSQAVTDQRDRELSKLKRSYSSPDITQAIQEEEKKKITVMPTVNRETKPVSYTKTEISRLSASQIRNLNPVFGGMGPALTGLRNLGNTCYMNSVLQCLCNAPHLADYFNRNLYQEDINRSNILGHKGEVAEEFGIIMKALCTGQYRYISPKDFKITIGNINDQFAGYSQQDSQEMLLFLMDGLHEDLNKADNRKRYKEENNDHLDDANAANLAWLKHKQLNESIIVALFQGQFKSTVQCLSCHKKSRTFEAFMNLSLPLASTSKCSLQECLRLFSKEEKLTDNNRFYCSHCKTRRDSLKKIEIWKLPPVLLVHLKRFSYDGRWKQKLQTSVDFPLESLDLSQYVIGPKSTLKRYNLFAVSNHYGGLDGGHYTAYCKNAAKQRWHKFDDHEVSEISSSSVKSSAAYILFYTSFEQRAADIAT; this is translated from the exons ATGCCTGCTGTGGCTTCTGTACCTAAAGACCTATACCTCTGCACTTCATTGAAAGATCTtaacaaaaaaacagaaataaaacctGAGAAAACCAGTACTAAGAG TTATGTACAGAGTGCCCTTAAGATCTTCAAAGCAGCAGAGGAGTGCCGGTTAGACAGAGATGAAGAAAAGGCCTATGTACTTTACATGAAGTATGTGACGGTGTATAATCTTATTAAAAAGAGGCCCGATTTCAAACAGCAACAG GATTACTTTCTTTCAATACTTGGACCTACAAATATCAAAAAAGCTATTGAAGAAGCCGAAAGGCTTTCAGACAGTCTTAAACTCAG ATATGAAGAAGCAGAAGTACGGAAGAAactggaagagaaagagaggcaAGAAGAGCAGCAATTTTTGAAAAAACAGGAATTGAAAGATGATGCAAAACTTTCAGCCAAAACCTCCTCAGATATTTCATCAGATTCCAAAGGAAAAAGTCAAATG ATCAATGGCGAGAGGAAGAGTTCAACGGAAAGAAAGGATCAGCTTGAAACTG GAGCAATAACTGCAGAGAAATTGTTTACCATGATGACGGACAAAAGCATCAAGCTGATGATAATGGATGCCCGCAGCTTGACAGATTACCAAGAATCCTGCATTGTAAATTCTGTCAGTGTTCCAGAAGAAGCTATCAGTCCAGG AATCACAGCTAACCGGATTGAAGCTCAGCTCCCAGATTCTTCTAAAGTGGCATGGAAAGAAAGGGGTCAAGTAAATTATGTTGTTCTGCTTGACTGGTTTAGTTCTGTAAAAGATTTGCACATAGGAACACCCCTTCGCAGCCTCAAAGATGCGCTTTTCAAG TGGGAAAGTAAAGCCGTACTACAGGCTGAGCCGTTAGTCTTAGAAGGAGGTTATGAGAACTGGCTTCTTTGCTATCCCCAGTATACAACAAATGCTAAAGTAACCCCACCCCAGAGAAGCAAGAATGAAGCAGTTTCTGTCTCTT TGGATTTTACTTACCCATCCTTGGAAGAACCAGCTCCGCCTCCAATACCGATAGTCCACGTAAAACCATCTGTGGTAGAAATGACTGTGAGATCTGATATTTCAAATGATCAAGAAGGGAAAGTAGAGACGGTTGATCCACCAACTCCTAGTAGAACTGCTGGTACTAACCTTCCTGCCATGGTCCAGCCAGCAACTTCAGTGAAGATTATTCCTCAG ATTGATCGTACAAAAAAACCTTCAGCAAAAATTCCAGATGAGGGTGATAGGCCAAAAGCTGAAAACCCAACAGTCATTGGCAAGCAGCTTGTTTCAAATGGAAGAGTGGTTCCAGATCGTTCCACAAAGCCGACATTAGATGCAAAGCTCAGTCTGACAGAGGAAGAGAAAAGTCAAGTACATCTGGAAAAAATCAAGCAAGAGAAAGAACTGCAGGagaagcaacaagaagaagagaaCGAGAAACTCAGGCAGGAGAAGCAAGAACAAGAGCAGAAAGCAAGAGAGAAACAGGAAGAATGGGAAAACAGGGAGCATCTCCAGAAAGCAAAGGAAGAtaaagagggcagggagaaagaaGAACAGGGTAGCAGGGGGACAGATGAAAAGCACGAACTGGGGAAAACACAGAAAGAGCTAATAGAAATCAAGAAAGCTAATAAAAATGAGGATGAAACTCCAGAAGTAAGAAAACCGGACATGGATAGAAGTGCATCCAGTGAAAAAGATAAAGTTATTCGGACACCTGAAGCACAAAGGCGCAGGTTTGCAGAGGAGCCTCGTGCGTCTGTGAGGGGGGACTCTGCCTCAAGCAAG ACTTGGGTTAATGGACAACCAGAAAGAGAATGTCAAAAGCCAGGACCCGTTAGAGAGGATACTGAACAagaatctgaaaaaaataaa TCCCAGCGAGAGCCGTTAACAAGAGCGCGGAGTGAGGAAATGGGAAGGATAATACCGGGACTGCCTAGTGGTTGGGTCAAG TTTCTTGAACCTGTCACTGGGACGTATCGCTACTACCATTCTCCAACAAATACAGTCCACATGTATCCACCAGAAATGACTCAGTCAGCCACCCCACCTTCTACCCCACCTACTCATAAACCAAAGTCTCAGGCAGTTACTGATCAACGGGACAGGGAACTCTCCAAATTGAAGCGTTCTTACTCATCGCCAGACATAACTCAGGCCATtcaagaggaagagaagaagaaaatcaCCGTTATGCCTACAGTTAACCGTGAGACTAA ACCAGTAAGCTACACTAAAACTGAAATCTCAAGGCTTTCTGCATCACAGATTCGTAATCTCAATCCTGTATTTGGAGGAATGGGACCAGCTCTCACAGGCCTTCGTAATTTAGGAAACACTTGCTATATGAACTCTGTGTTACAGTGTCTGTGTAATGCACCACATTTGGCCGATTATTTCAACAGAAACTTGTATCAAGAAGATATCAACAG GTCAAATATTTTGGGGCATAAAGGTGAAGTGGCTGAAGAATTTGGCATAATCATGAAGGCCCTTTGCACTGGACAATATAGATACATCAGTCCAAAAGACTTTAAAATTACCATTGGGAACATCAATGACCAATTTGCAGGATACAGTCAACAAGACTCTCAAgaaatgctgctgtttttaatgGATGGTCTCCATGAGGACTTAAATAAA GCTGACAACAGAAAACGCTATAAAGAAGAAAATAATGATCACCTGGACGACGCCAACGCAGCCAACCTGGCTTGGCTCAAACACAAGCAGCTCAATGAATCGATCATCGTTGCGCTCTTCCAGGGCCAGTTCAAATCCACAGTGCAGTGTCTCTCATGTCACAAAAAGTCTCGAACCTTTGAGGCGTTCATGAATTTGTCCCTGCCTCTTGCATCCACCAGTAAATGCTCTCTACAG gaATGCCTTAGATTATTTTCCAAAGAAGAAAAACTGACAGATAATAATAGGTTTTATTGTAGTCATTGTAAAACACGAAGAGATTCTTTGAAAAAAATAGAAATCTGGAAGCTGCCCCCAGTTCTTCTAGTACACTTGAAAAG ATTTTCCTATGATGGACGGTGGAAGCAAAAGCTACAAACGTCTGTTGATTTTCCTCTGGAAAGCCTTGACCTTTCGCAATATGTTATTGGCCCAAAGAGTACCTTGAAGAGGTACAATCTGTTTGCAGTATCT AACCATTATGGAGGACTGGATGGAGGACACTACACAGCCTACTGCAAAAATGCAGCAAAACAGCGGTGGCATAAGTTTGACGATCATGAAGTCTCTGaaatttcctcctcctctgtgaaaTCCTCAGCTGCTTATATCCTCTTTTACACCTCTTTTGAACAGCGTGCTGCTGATATAGCCACATAA